From a single Anaerolineae bacterium genomic region:
- a CDS encoding OB-fold nucleic acid binding domain-containing protein, whose amino-acid sequence MRQILMVGTLGLLIFWAIACQPELPPTPYPTYTPYPTYTPYPTYTPSLSANKLPSAEVENLVWPTGPRDDVIPIEDAADFMGEKVTVEGTVIKTHNSGKVVFLNFSPEIGAFTAVIFPDDWPKFPAPPEELFYGRLVRIEGVIEAYQGAPEIIIRDPWQIEVALTLGQPILSNCNCPPTSSTQAQQTPPVEPTDPPVSPPLETPSPMPTSVEQGLIAWEKAADYQGQTVTITGRVVDTYNSGKVVFLNFDQNYAHSFKVVIFPDAWPLFPAPPEEYFQDKTIQVTGLVEMYQNAPEIIVEEPAQIEIME is encoded by the coding sequence ATGCGACAGATACTTATGGTTGGCACTTTGGGCTTGTTGATTTTTTGGGCCATTGCTTGCCAGCCTGAGTTGCCGCCAACGCCTTATCCAACCTACACGCCCTACCCAACCTACACGCCTTATCCCACTTATACCCCTTCTCTTTCAGCCAACAAGCTGCCTTCAGCCGAAGTCGAAAACCTGGTCTGGCCCACCGGCCCTCGGGATGATGTTATTCCCATTGAAGACGCGGCCGATTTTATGGGCGAGAAAGTGACGGTGGAAGGCACGGTCATTAAAACACATAATTCGGGCAAGGTTGTTTTTTTGAATTTTTCGCCGGAAATAGGCGCTTTTACGGCGGTAATTTTTCCCGACGATTGGCCCAAGTTCCCGGCTCCGCCGGAAGAGCTTTTTTACGGTAGGCTGGTGAGAATAGAGGGAGTTATTGAAGCATACCAGGGAGCACCTGAAATCATTATCCGCGACCCCTGGCAAATTGAAGTGGCCCTTACTCTGGGGCAGCCCATTCTCAGCAATTGTAATTGCCCGCCGACAAGCTCAACCCAGGCGCAGCAAACCCCTCCTGTTGAGCCAACGGACCCGCCTGTTTCCCCCCCGCTTGAAACACCCTCGCCTATGCCAACCTCTGTAGAACAGGGCCTTATTGCCTGGGAAAAAGCCGCCGATTACCAGGGGCAAACGGTAACCATAACCGGGCGCGTGGTAGATACTTACAATTCGGGCAAGGTGGTCTTTTTAAATTTTGACCAAAACTATGCCCATAGTTTTAAAGTGGTTATTTTCCCCGACGCCTGGCCGCTCTTTCCCGCGCCCCCGGAGGAATATTTTCAAGATAAAACCATTCAGGTAACCGGCCTGGTTGAAATGTACCAAAATGCCCCGGAGATCATTGTTGAAGAACCGGCTCAGATTGAGATTATGGAGTAA